Genomic window (Nicotiana sylvestris chromosome 7, ASM39365v2, whole genome shotgun sequence):
catgaatgatgtttctttgattgagtgaattgagatttgcaaatgttaacgttattttagtatgttcatgactttgtctcgtttttttcttcttttttttctttacttttttttatttttcttggctcatgacttgtaaccagcaggtattgttttgtttacatttagattttaagctcatgtagcaccatgttcatattttaaaatttaaagaagtgtgtgaagttgaacaatttgtcaacattaagatgtaaaaaaaaaagattgcGTTAGTAGAAGGATCTTATCTTTagtttatgttattggctgcatattttcttaaattaaccatgtgaagattcaacttcctctgctttaaaatggtactgtagaagttatagtggtgatactacaactttctctttagcatagtgttaaataaattaattactttaagtgttctttgttataatcaagtttaaaatgcatttttatatgtccatgtttgttttgttccttctggttcatccgaatagttctcagcatgTTTTTTTTgtgtgctcatatggtcatttaagattcattattttgttataaaattttgttagtttctttctagaatttgaatATGAAAGTCGGttttttgaagatgatatggagatgaacccaaagctggcacctgtcttttgttattttcacataaatgtcaactccacctttctgaattgtagtatgctataacaaaaggctccagtgatatacatgtagctaactcatttctttaggccttttgtacttatcaatttataccactccatccacaataaaacatcaaaactcatggccctcatttaattaattttaaatccttagaattcgagacatgccatttagcgaattttctatggccctcgcaaagttgaaaaatgcgtagttgctttaggcgcgtaatttgaaattatcttcttaaactcgggtgtgcatttcatgtgacccaaatccaaatcccaataacgttaaataaaatgtgtcgtggaccgcggatgcatttatgtgacgtggttcaagacatattttaaatgacgttgcaatcttcctaaaaaggaataagagcggttaataagttaaaattgaaccataggctaaaacatgtattaaaatcagataataggccaattataatagttgagcgaccgtgctagaaccacggaacccgggaatgcctaacaccttctcccggattaacagaattccttatccagatttctgtgttcacggactttaaaacagagtcaatcttttcttcgattcgggatttgaaccggtgacttgggacaccataaaattatcctaagtggcgactctgaatttgataaataaataaataatcctgtttcgattgtcactttaattggaaaaaaactcacttataccctttccggggtgtaggaaaaaaggaggtgtgacacatgacACTACTGTAAAACGAGTTTTGCTTTATCCGGGTAGTTCTGTGAATATCATTTTGTTGAGAGTGGTAAACAAGATGCAAGCTAATGATAAGCCGATACCCAAGGCACGCACCTTGTCTGGTTTTGACAACCCGAGCGTCGCACAATAGGGGAGATAATACTCACCACATTAGCAGAAGGAGTAGTCAAAGACAccaaatttcaagtgatagaaaTGGATATGGCTTACAATATAATTCTCGGCAGACTATGGATTCAcaaaatggatgttgttccatctACTTTACATCAAGTTATCAAGTTTCCTTCATAATAGGGAATAGGGAAAATCCGTGGTGACCAACAGGCTTCTCAAAGCATTAACTCTGTGGCAAATTCAAGCGCAAAAAGCGATGAAAAATTGCAATTACAGAATTTAGTTGAGGAGGCAGCAACACAAGCCTCAACTGGAGACGGGCAAATAGATGTAGACTCGAGGCCTGATACTATTCAAgaaccaaaagaaaatgaaacatcaaaacaacaatcgAGGAACTAGAAGTTGTAGTACTATTTGTACATTGGCCGGACAAAAAAGTTTACATTGGAACCAACCTCAGCCCGGAGATGAAacgtaagttgattgaatttttaaaggctaacacagattgttttgcttggtcacATTCAAATATGACAGGTATACTACCGAAGGTAATGACCCACAAATTAAATGAAAAGGAAGCAAGGTtccttcaagaatcaggtgattcaagatgaggtgcaaaagcttttaaaaatcggggccatccgcgaggtaaagtatctaGATTGATTGGCTAATACTGTAGTAGTGCCcaaaaagaatggtaagtggtGAGTTTGTGTATATTATACTGATCTAAATATagcttgccctaaagattctttttcaTTACCGCATATaaatcaactaattgatgctactgcaagacatgaattattaagttttttagatgcctattcaggatataatcagattaaaatggatcctctagatgaagaaaaaacttcccttatcacagacagggggacttactgttacaaaGTTATGCCGTTCGGCCTAAAGAATGATGGGGCCACGTACCAAAGGCTAGTGACCAAAATATTTCAAGAACATCTAagaaaaaccatggaggtatatatagatgatatgctggtcAAATCACAACAAGCAAGGGATCATATTCAACATCTGTCAGATACATTTCAGATTCTTCGCAAATTTAACATGAAGTTAAATCCTGAGAAATATGCATTTGGCGTGTCATCAGGTAAGTTCTTGGGATTCCTTATTTCTAACCGTGGCATTGAAGTAAATCCCACACAGATTAAAGCTATTGAGTAAATTCCGAATATACTTACGATCAAAAAAGAAGTACAGAGGTTAATAGTAAGAATAGCAGCTTTGGGAAGGTTTATTTCCAAGTCATCGGAAAAGTGCTTCAAATTTTTTTCAGccttaaaaagaaaatcaatttgaatGGTCTGAAGAATGTCAACAAGCGCTCAAAAATTTAAAAGcgtacttgtcaaatccaccattTCTAGCCAAACCAAAAGATGTGGAAACTACTCATCTACCTTGTTGTTTTGGAAGTAGCAGTAAGTGCCGTATTAGttcgcgaggaccaaggtaaacaatctccaatttattatgttagcaagtcTTTATTGGATGTTGAGACTTGATATCCTcatttagaaaaacttgcactagCATTAATTATGCCATCTAggaaattaaggccttattttcaatgtcatcctatctaTGTAGTAACTGCCTacctcttacgtaatatattgcATAAACAAGAGTTATCAGGTAGATTATCCAATTGGGCTATAGAGCTAAGCGAATATAACattacatatcaacctagaactgcaATAAAGTCACAAGTTTTAGCAGATTTTGTGGCAGATTTTAGCCTAGGGATACAAGCAGAGGCAGAAAAAAAACTGCAGGTATTTAATGAGTTTAATCCAGGTACTTAGACCTTATTTACCGATGGTTCATAAGATGTAAAAGTAGCAAGTCTAGGCATTGTCTTGGTTCCACATGCGGGAGAAACTATACGACAAGCCATAAAATGCCATCCTATTACTAAtaatgaagcagaatatgaagttgtgattgtaggtttagaattggcacgagagctcAAAATAGAGCAGGTCATAATCAAAAGCGATTTGCAGCTCATAGTTAACCAAATGCAGGGGACTTATATAGCTAGAGAggcaaggatgcaacaataccTGGAAAAGGCATGGGACTTAGTTagacaattccaaacttggaaagttaCGCAGATACTAAGGGAAGAGAATGCTGAGGCAAACACTTTAGCTAATCTTGCATCCGCtgcagaagtgacaaatgaagaaaatgcttccgtaatacatttgtttcattcagtgctTGATCAAGATAAAATGAGGTAAATTACAATaatctaacttgggattggagaaacgagattgtcaattttttgcagtatggaatacTACCTAAATATAAGAAAAAGGCTCAGGCACTTCGCAAAAAGGCTGCTCGTTACTGTTTAGATCGAGGCAATTTatatcgaaaaatgttcggtggccCTCTAGCAAGATGTCTCGGGCCTTCTCAAACGGAATATGTGATaaaagaaatacacgagggacattgtGAAAATCACGTTGGAGAAAGATCTTTGGTAAAAACTATAATTGGAGCTGGCTATTACTAGTCAAAATGGAAGAAAAGCGGAAAATTTTGTGTCtaaatgtgacaagtgccaaagatatgGTAACAACATACATCGACCAACTGATTACATCCGGTTGTTGCACCATGGTcttttatgaagtgggggatggatgtcgtaggtccactaccacaagccaaaGGCAAGGTAAGATTTCTATTAGCACtcactgactattttactaagtgggtagaagTAGGGGCCTTCATCTGGCGAAACATCAAATGTCGGTTTGGGGTTCCAAAAGAGATCGTGTGTGATAACGGCCCGCAATTCATATATGCACAAATCACAAAATTCTtccaaagttggcaaattaaaaggattacctcGACACCTTATCATCCAGTGGCCAATGGACAAGatgaatcaacaaataaagttattatcaacaacttgaagaaaagaCTAGAAGAATCAAAAGGCAAATGGCCAGAGGTACTATCTGGAGTCTTGTGGCTtaccaaacaacaacaaaaacaagtacgggaGAGACACCATTCTCACTTGTATATGGTGTTGAAGCCTTAATTTCAGTTGAAATAGGGGAGCCAAGTACGAGATATACTCAAGCTACCGAAGAGTCAAATGAAGAAGAGATGCGGGTAAATCTGGATTTGCTTGAAGAAAGGAGAGAAACTGCCTTAATAAGAATGGCAACGCAAAAATAAGTTATTGAGCGATATTACAATCGAAAAGATGATctcagatacttcaagattggggattacgtactcaagaaagttttccAATCCACAAGAGCAGTCAATGCAGGAAAGTTAAGCCCAAATTGTGAAGGTCCTTATAAGATTCGTGGTATCGCAGGAAAATGTGCATATGAGCTTGAAACCATGGATCGAAAGATTCTACCCTCAAGTTGGAATGATGTTCATCTGAAGAAGTACTATTTCTAAGGGAAGGAAATACCAACGGTCAGGTATCCCCACTTAcgatttttgtttttgaattgttaaaattatactaataattttagatgataggcaaaaagctagcccacaccaaatgataaaattaaaccTGGAAGACACACAGAAGAAACATAATTCCCAGTCCAGGGCTACAACTATTTTAATGGATATGTaatgggttaagcagtcttcatctaaatTATACATcagagtcccgtatgtttttccttttcaggaaaaggaccgcaTGGAAGAAATActcaagtgctcgagatttcatacttcaaagctcaaacacttgggagactatataatatacatataatatatgtatagggaaggcaaagaagattggaACAATTAAATTTCAAGTTAATCCTAAAAGTCTATTCAATAAATATCAAGTTCAGAGAAAAGTCACGAGCCAATAACACAAGCCTGATTCAAAAACCTATGAAGTATTACGAATGTTTAGGTTAAAGGCAGAATTTAGTCATGGGTCATAAAGAAACCCttggattttctttttacaaAATCTATTGTAACGCAAACAGTTACGGAAGAGTTATAGATGCTACTTAAATACATGTAAGtttgacaagtttgaatgaaATAAAACTTTTTTCAAAGTTATCCCAAGAAACATttgtgttcctatttcttctttCCTATGTTTACACCATTataaagttgagacgtcttcttcattaagtgtcgtatataaaagggccctcttttataattcaTGCTTGATTCAAAAAAGCCATGAAATTAGCTAAGCATTTTTAAATGCAAAAGTTAAAAGGGTAAAATAAAAACCCACGTATTAAAATTGAAGTGGAAAATAAAGCCTTAAACTTAAAAGGAAAAAGCAAGGGCAAACCACTAAAAGAGTAAAACAGAACTCAAATCAAAGGCATCATGAAAGTTGAGCACAAATTTTTTGATATCTTAAATAACTTAGTTAAAACTAAGTAAGGACTTAGTCTTAACCTAATTGTCATTATAAAAAACCCCGAAAGGGATTGGAGGTATGATGTTACCAAAAAATATTACCCCTAAATGGGACCAGGGGTAAAACCACCATGTGTTCACtaacaaatcaaaacaaaaaaaaattagttaacTTCACAATCAAACTTTCACTATGGAGCAGGTTTTGAACCAATATTCAAGATGGCATCATCAGCAGCAGAAGGTTCAACTTGATCAGAAGAGGCTTGAAAAACCGGTACATCAGGATTAGCTTCAACACCTTCAGGAGTATCAGCCATGGGTGAAGAAAAACTTTGGCTTTGCTGAGTCTTCTTGAAAGTTTCATTAATCTTTGCTATCTCAGCATCCAAGTTAAAACCTTCCTGGCTTACTTCCATAAGAGTGTCATGGCGCGTGTTCAAAATGGCTCAACTGACTTCAACAACAGCCTTGTCCTCAAGAGTTTCATAATCTCTCCCCCAATGATCAATTTCATTCTTAAGCTCTTCCTTCTCGGCTAAAACAACATCATAAGAAGCATGTAAAGGGGCAAgcaaactctcaaaaacctaactttTCGGTAGACACTCAGAGGTCTTCTTGGGCTTGGGTGAGTGTTTGAACAAGCTCACCTGCATAAACTTATTTCTCATCCAGCAAGGTTTTTAGACCTTTGATCTCTTTTGTAGCCTTAGAGAGTTGTTCAACAAAAGATGACTCAAGAAGGTGATTGTCCTTGCCCGCCTGGTTGGAAGAGGCTTTCTTAACTGCTAACTCTGCTGCCATGACTTTTATCTGCTGCTCCAAGATACACTTGTTTTCCTCTAAAACTTCCATCTCAAGTTGGAGACTTTCATATTTCTCTTTCCAATTATCCGCCTCAATCTAATATTCATATATCAACTACTCCGTATGGGAAACCATTTTCATCATCTTAGTATTGATAAGATTAACCTACctaaaaagaaaaggataagaatccttgtcacacctcctttttacgcacccgcggggCGCGGGGGGGGGggtttccaattaaaggacaatcgaaacgggatttgtttatttatttcagagtcgccacttgggagatttagggtgtcccaagtcaccaattttaatcccgaatcgaggaaaataatgactctatattacagtctgcgtaccagaaatccggataaggaattctgttaacccgggagaaggtgttaggcattcccgagttccgtggttctagcacggtcgctcaactgttatattcggcttgattatctgattttatacaagtgtgaacttatgtgcaaaatttaacttttaaccgcttttatcatttactgtttttatcaagaattgcaacgttgtgaaaatgtatctcgaaccgcgttacaatcaatgtacccgtggtcgtcgacacactttgactccgttgagatttggatttgggtcacatcaatgtgcacccgagtttaaggaaattaaattattaaaggcgtgtctaacgcaactagcgtatagtcattttggggaaggccgtaaaattcgctatccggcctgtcccgaattctaagtgttttaatatatatacatttagagggccccgcaactttgtatttttatttgtcgaggctcatctcattctattattaaaaggaatttacaacgtcatggaaatgcatctcaaaccacgtcacaatcaatgcacccgtgattagagacatatttcgatttcgttgagatttggatttgggtcacataaatgtgcacccgagtttagggagatacattattaagacgcgcctaaagcaaccaacgcattattatttttggggagggccgtgaaatttgttaaacggcccatcccggaatctaagtatttaatacatatattttgtgagggccccgcaatttgtcccttttattcggcgaggctcgtctcattttattctttattattatttttttttatatttttaaaaggatgccatttttacgtctttaacaatactaaaacttacagcctctttacaactaaaatcccatgacttgttagaagtttaataaaaggagtttagtgaatgagtatttcgggagtagtaacagcatgcactaatactatttttttcCGAATGACCTAACCAAAGGAAAagacgaacagattaacgtcaaacttgtgtcatagaacgactagtccaacttaattaaatgacatcaaataaacaagaataacataacatgaaaatgaaccaaaatgcagacaatgaaacataggcagaaaatttccataccaatttttatattgcatctcgaacattcaacgtaaagtttatttatctaatacatcgaggtttactaacctttgcacctcgacaaactcagaacgacaaacacgactccgacggaactcaagtTGGACCTCACTGAATCGAGggacaacgacgaaacctcggaacaacctcgacgtaccagaCCTCGACGAACGACAACGACCTCGATGGAGACTGAAAGCTTGGCCAAAACTGTCAATGCACAAGATGCCGGCTGCTGCTGGATTTTCTCGACGCAGTAGGTTGGTTCGAGAGAATGCAacgaaaggggtcgtttggatagTAGGGTGATGGTGTTTTGACGTGAGGGAGTCGATGGGGGAGCTGGTCGCGACTGGTTTTTTGGGTAGGGTTGTTGCTGGTAGTTTGTTGGTTTCGGACGTGAGGTCGAGGAGCTGGGTAGTGATGATGGTGGAGCTGGGAGGAGGAGGATGGTCTGTTGGAGCAGGTGGTCGACGAGCAGGTGGGTTTGGACGTGAGGTTGTTGACAGAGTGAGTAGGGTTTGTTTATGGTGGTTTCACAGTGGGAACGAGGGTGATGGTGGTGATAGGAGCTGAAGGTTTGTTGATGGAGGTTCGTTGGAAGCTTGGTGGTCAGTGTtgggttattgtcgttggtcgtggtcgaaggtgacggactgggctggaggttgacgacgagggggggaagctgttggtcgtggtgttgggttgtgacggggtggtgtttgggagtGTGGGTAGTGGTCGACGGAGTTGGGAGGAGCCGAGGTGGACAACACTGGTGGTTTGTTGATGGTGGTGATGGAGTTGTTGAGGGAGGTGGAACGATGGTGGTTGGACGTGGAGGTGACGAGTTGCTTCAATGGAGGGAGCGTTAGGGTTTTGTTCTTCtccttttggagaagatgaacagtggtCGACGATGGTTTTTTCTGGTTTTCGTCGATGGAGAGGAAGAAGACGATGCAcggtcttttttcttttttttttttttaatcctcCCAAATCTCCTCCCTTCAACATGTTTTTGTCtgtgtatttagcatgggtttgcccagaaaaatgagccccacgcgtggtggggttcaaggcatatgtcccccacgcgtggtggggttccccacgtgtcctggactcggtttattatgggctaggtccgaaaattaggcctaaaaccgggtagtttgaacccgaatattattcttttgcccggacccgagaaataggaacacgctgcttaactagtcctatgtaagcaaaataactaccaaaaataagactagtatttaacaaaactatatctttttaaatatttttaaggatttaaaatagctacaaaatattaataaaactatttttgtaattttcgtaaatattaagataaaatatgaagtaatatttttgtattttttcaaagttaaaatgactataaaatattaataaaactattttttttgtaattttcgttttttaataaagacaaaatataaaataatattttttggattaaaacgactacaaaacattaatagaattatatatatttttttgtaattttcgaatttatataaagtaccaaaataaagtacaatttttttttgtatttttcaagtttatgagaaatacataaactaaaattatatatatatttttgtgatttttctttttgcaacgaaataaagtaaaatagttaaaatgactatattggacccaattacatatttatgctaaaaaaatgtgaaaatcctcggggagggtcaaaaatcacgtgcttacagctgcccctctttgactggaaacacgaagagttttccgacaaagaacgactagacgtgtttttgacccgaccattacttggacggactacacttaaggaaagggagggaatgtgaccgagccctggtatctgagctgcctacatatccttggttatacaggaatcaggccacgtgtagttcgggaatgagagagatagtgaagtgtaccgaggtgaagagccgatcgaggtgccgttccgttgaggttccggtccgcggtcctgtcattacaacaaaaatgaaaactgaaaaagactaactaagcctatcagctactagttacaaggattcctatctttaagtcttctgaaacttggtcttgagtcttgaatggtgcttcatacagactttagatttgaaccttgatactgctagttgtaggtgctagttcttgagcggaCCACGTCTGTTCTCCGCTTCCGTaccttgggttcttttcccctcttgttttcttgttgtctttttgaccagccttttgtgaatgctggggatttttattgctttctgctggggattcctgttgtattcctctgcttcattgattctaagtgtgctccttcctcatatgagcgggcttttgacttcaatgcttcaattgtattcccttattctccaggtgggtgcctgatttctatttcttttatccttgttctcccggtggacgcctgatttctattttctttgtccttgttctccaggtggacgcctgatttctatttttttttgtccttgttctccaggtggacgcctgatttctatttttctttgtccttgttctccaggtggacgcctgatttcttcttttctttgttcttgttctccaggtggacgcctgatttctatttttctttgtccttgttctccaggtggatgcctgatttcttcttttctttatccttgttctccaggtggacgcctgatttctatttttctttgtccttgttctccaggtggacgcctgatttcttcttttctttgtccttgttctccaggtggacgcctgatttctattttctttgtccttgttctccaggtggacgcctgatttcttcttttctttgtccttgttctccaggtggacgcctgatttctattttctttgtccttgttctccaggtggacgcctgatttctatttttctttgtcctacaacaaactccgttctacaggcgggtctcctattggtaagattaaactttaggaagtgcgtctcctatggtgaaactaaactgaggaagtgcgtctcctattgataatgacatgcctgcatttatacttgtgggcgacctggaatatggaatgaacaaacaaaatgtattcccgcattttactggttggcgacctagaacttaaatgtattctcgcattttactggtgggcgacctagaacttaaatgtattcccgcattatactggtgggcgacctagaacttaaatgtattcccgcattgtactggtgggcgacctagaacttaaatgtattcccgcattatactggtgggcgacctagaacttaaatgtattcccgcattatactggtgggcgacctaggacttaaatgtattcccgcattatactggtgggcgacctagaacttaaatgtattcccgcattatactggtgggcgacctagaacttaaatgtattcccgcattatactggtgggcgacctagaacttaaaatgtattcccgcattatactggtgggcgacctagaacttaaatgtattcccgcattttactggtgggcgacctagaacttaaaagtattcccgcattatactggtgggcgacctagaacttaaatgtattg
Coding sequences:
- the LOC138872739 gene encoding uncharacterized protein, encoding MDEEDAEKTAFITPLGTYCYRVMPFGLKNAGATYMRAMTTVFYDMIHKEIEVYVDDVIIKSKRQANHTGDLRKFFQRLRRFIAQLTTTCEPIFKLLKKDAAIKWTDEYQKAFDEIKGYLSNSHVLVPPEPGRPLILYLTILENSFGCVLGKHDVTGRKEQAIYYLSKKFTAYEGIGKIRGDQQASQSINSVANSSAKSDEKLQLQNLVEEAATQASTGDGYTTEGYNQIKMDPLDEEKTSLITDRGTYCYKVMPFGLKNDGATYQRLVTKIFQEHLRKTMEVYIDDMLVKSQQARDHIQHLSDTFQILRKFNMKLNPEKYAFGVSSGLELARELKIEQVIIKSDLQLIVNQMQGTYIAREARMQQYLEKAWDLVRQFQTWKVTQILREENAEANTLANLASAAEVTNEENASYGILPKYKKKAQALRKKAARYCLDRGNLYRKMFGGPLARCLGPSQTEYVIKEIHEGHCENHVGERSLVKTIIGAGYY